A stretch of Suncus etruscus isolate mSunEtr1 chromosome 9, mSunEtr1.pri.cur, whole genome shotgun sequence DNA encodes these proteins:
- the LOC126018494 gene encoding olfactory receptor 52N2 yields MSKDNTSSLTPGSFILTGIPGLEAAHVWISLPFCFMYIIAVVGNCGLIYLISHEEALHRPMYYFLALLSFTDVTLCTSTVPNMLCIFWFNLKKIDFNACLTQMFFVHMLTGMESGVLMLMALDRYVAICYPLRYATILTNPVIAKAGFVTFLRSVMLMIPFTFLTKRLPYCRGNFIPHTYCDHMSVAKVSCGNFKVNAIYGLMVALLIGVFDICCICVSYTMILRAVVSLSSADARHKAFSTCTSHICAIVITYVPAFFTFFTHRFGENSIPHHLHIIIANLYLLTPPTMNPIVYGVKTKQIREGVIKFLFGDKAIITQDKS; encoded by the coding sequence ATGTCAAAGGACAACACCTCCAGCCTGACACCAGGGTCTTTCATCTTAACAGGGATCCCTGGGTTGGAAGCTGCACATGTCTGGATCTCCCTGCCATTCTGCTTTATGTACATCATTGCTGTTGTGGGAAACTGTGGGCTCATCTACCTCATCAGTCATGAGGAAGCCCTGCACAGACCCATGTACTATTTTCTGGCCCTGCTCTCCTTCACAGATGTCACCCTGTGCACTTCCACTGTACCCAatatgctttgtatattctggtttaACCTCAAGAAGATTGACTTTAATGCTTGCCTGACCCAGATGTTTTTTGTTCACATGCTGACAGGGATGGAGTCTGGGGTGCTCATGCTCATGGCTCTGGACCGTTATGTGGCCATCTGCTACCCCTTACGTTATGCTACCATTCTCACCAACCCTGTCATTGCCAAGGCTGGTTTTGTTACATTCTTGAGAAGTGTAATGCTCATGATCCCCTTCACTTTCCTCACAAAGCGTCTGCCTTATTGCAGGGGTAATTTCATTCCTCACACCTACTGTGACCACATGTCTGTAGCTAAGGTGTCCTGTGGCAATTTTAAGGTCAATGCTATCTATGGTTTGATGGTCGCCCTTTTGATTGGTGTGTTTGACATTTGTTGTATTTGTGTATCTTATACCATGATTCTGCGAGCAGTGGTGAGTTTATCATCTGCAGATGCCCGTCATAAAGCTTTTAGTACCTGTACATCTCATATATGTGCCATTGTAATTACCTATGTCCCAgcttttttcacatttttcactCATCGTTTTGGAGAAAACAGTATCCCTCACCACTTACACATAATTATAGCTAATCTTTATCTGCTGACGCCCCCTACAATGAATCCAATTGTTTATGGAGTGAAGACCAAACAGATTAGAGAAGGtgtgataaaatttttatttggagacAAGGCTATCATTACCCAAGACAAATCATGA